The following proteins are encoded in a genomic region of Brachypodium distachyon strain Bd21 chromosome 1, Brachypodium_distachyon_v3.0, whole genome shotgun sequence:
- the LOC100827348 gene encoding putative F-box/LRR-repeat protein 23: MASPPVRQWGELQHDLLVSIMSRVGSPDLLSGGAPRACSAWWGAARDPLAWRRVDLRDWTALTSARRAAGTGGTSRRVSVQDDLAGVLEIAARRADGRMEAVLLPEFADEEHLLFLAERSLNLHYFSFPTTCMTYDQFCKVIGKLQYLRGMAVDESLINYDVLLHVYQCCPNFLELKVFAVYVDEDMASIICDCLPRLKKLEIPNSDMSCAAIIKFLDCLEELEYMDISGYETSVISSSVLHKASRLKVFVWNSKFELGEFKDCSNCGEHSINPQEPCKCTIDHKVMDWLAGPLQIN; encoded by the exons atgGCGTCACCGCCGGTCCGGCAGTGGGGGGAGCTGCAGCACGACCTCCTTGTCTCGATCATGTCCCGCGTGGGCTCCCCCGATCTACTTTCTGGCGGTGCGCCCCGTGCCTGCTCCGCGTGGTGGGGCGCGGCCCGCGACCCGCTCGCTTGGCGCCGCGTTGATCTCCGGGACTGGACAGCTCTGACCTCTGCCCGGCGCGCGGCAGGAACCGGTGGGACAAGCAGGCGCGTATCCGTCCAGGACGATCTAGCCGGGGTCCTTGAGATCGCCGCGAGGAGGGCAGATGGTCGGATGGAGGCTGTGCTCCTCCCTGAGTTTGCCGATGAAGAGCACCTCCTGTTCCTCGCTGAAAG GAGTCTGAACCTGCACTATTTCAGCTTTCCAACCACATGTATGACTTATGATCAGTTCTGCAAGGTCATAGGCAAACTTCAGTATCTTAGAGGCATGGCGGTGGATGAGAGTCTTATTAATTATGATGTCCTCCTCCATGTTTATCAATGTTGCCCAAACTTTCTGGAATTGAAAGTGTTTGCTGTTTACGTGGATGAAGATATGGCCTCTATAATTTGCGACTGTCTTCCACGTCTGAAGAAGCTTGAGATACCAAACTCCGATATGTCCTGTGCTGCAATAATAAAATTCCTTGATTGTCTAGAGGAGCTGGAGTATATGGATATATCAGGTTATGAGACCTCGGTCATCTCAAGTAGTGTCCTCCATAAAGCTTCACGGCTTAAGGTCTTTGTCTGGAACTCAAAATTTGAGCTTGGAGAGTTCAAGGACTGCTCAAATTGTGGAGAACACTCCATTAATCCTCAAGAGCCCTGTAAGTGCACCATAGATCACAAAGTCATGGACTGGCTTGCTGGACCATTGCAAATTAACTGA
- the LOC100826827 gene encoding protein FATTY ACID EXPORT 5 has protein sequence MHDFCFTIPYGFAVLAGGLIGYLRRGSTASLAGGAGVGGLLLLAGFVSLKAFEKRRNSWLALALETLCALALTYVMGQRYLETSKIMPAGVVAGLSALMSAFYLFKIATGGNHISPKKE, from the exons ATGCACGACTTCTGCTTCACGATCCCCTACGGGTTTGCGGTCCTGGCAGGCGGACTCATAGGCTACCTCCGTCGCGGCAGCACCGCCTccctggccggcggcgccggcgtcggcgggctGCTCCTCCTGGCGGGATTCGTCAGCCTTAAGGCCTTCGAGAAGCGCCGCAACTCCTGGCTCGCCCTCGCCCTCGAGACCC TCTGCGCGCTGGCGTTGACCTATGTTATGGGGCAAAGATACCTGGAAACTTCGAAGATAATGCCAGCCGGTGTCGTTGCTGGTCTCAG TGCTCTGATGTCTGCATTCTATCTATTTAAAATTGCAACCGGTGGCAATCATATCTCACCAAAGAAAGAGTAA